The following nucleotide sequence is from Corynebacterium hindlerae.
GCGACCGTCCACGCAGCGCCATCACGGATGAAGTCCCGCTCGGCATCGACATCGTCGTATTCGTCGTACACCTCGCCGAGGATTTCCTCCACCACGTCCTCTATGGTGACGAGGCCCGCGGTGCCACCGTACTCGTCGGCCACCAGCACCACCTGTGAGCCTGCCGAACGCACGGCCTCCAGGACTGCGTCGCCGTCCAAGCTGGCTGGGATCACTGGGATGGGGCGGGCGATGGAACGCAAAGTTACAGTAGAGCGGCGTTCGGCGGGGACTGCGAAAGCATTCTTCACGTGGACCATGCCGATGGTGTCGTCGAGGTCTCCGTCGATGATAGGGAAACGGGAGTGTCCGGTCTCGCGGGCAAGCGTCAGCAGATCTGACACCGTATCGTCCACGCTCAGTGCTTCGATCGTGGAGCGCGGAGTCATGAAATCTTCCGCGCTGGACTCACCAAACTCGAGGGAGTTCGTAACCAGGCGCGCTTTGGCCTGAGAGAACTCGCCGTGCTCGGCGGAGTTGCGGACCAAGGATTGCAGTTCTTCGGCGGACCTGGCGGAGGCGAGCTCGTCAGCGGGTTCGATGCCGAGTTTGCGCAGCACGGCGTTGGCGGTGGAGTTCAAACCGAGGATGAACCACTTGAACACGATGTTGAACACCCGCACGGGGCGGGTCGCGAATCGCGCTGCCACGATAGGCTTGGTGATAGCAAAGTTCTTGGGCACCAGCTCGCCATACACCATCGACAGCAGCGTCGCCACGATCATGGCGAGGACAAGGGCTGTGGCGGTGGAGGCGGATTGGCTCAGCCCTATCAGCTCCAGCACTGGGGTGAAATAGCGGGCGAGGATCGGCTCGGCAAGGAAACCTGTGGCCAGCGTGGTGATGGTAATGCCCAGCTGTGCGCCGGAGAGGACGAAGGATAGGTTGTTGTAATCGCGCTGAACTGCGCGTGCGAGCCCGTCGTTTTTGGTCCGAACGTGTTCTGCTACCGCGGAGCGTTCCAGGCCACTTAGGGCGAATTCTATGGCTACGAAAAGTCCGGTCGCGGCCGTCAGGGCGATAAAGCCCAGCAAAGACGCAATGCTGATGAGTATGTCCATGAGGTGTCAGTTACGTTTGCCCCGGGGTCTAGCGATGGGTGTTTTCTTCTTCGAGCGACGGCGAGGAGGTTTGCTCGGGGTTGTGGCCTTCGGCTGGTTGTGGCCCGGTGGCGGCAGGGGTTTACCTGATGGCGTGCGGGCACCGGTGAGTCGGGTGAGCTCACCAGGGCGAGCTACCACATCGATTTCTGACGCGTTCACGCCGGCCTTATGGCACATTTTCTCCACTTCATCACGTTGCTCTTGCATTACTAACGTGACAACGGCCCCGGAAGTTCCCGCGCGGGCCGTACGCCCCGAACGGTGCAGATAGGCCTTGTGTTCTGCGGGCGGGTCCACGTGCACCACGAGCGACACGCCGGAAATATCGATGCCGCGGGCAGCGATATCGGTAGCCACCAGCACGGGAACGTCGCCGGAGGTGAACCCTTCGATGGCGGTAGTGCGGGTGGTCTGTCCTTTGTCGCCGTGGATCCCCAGCGCATTGATTCCAACCCGCCGGAGCT
It contains:
- a CDS encoding hemolysin family protein, whose protein sequence is MDILISIASLLGFIALTAATGLFVAIEFALSGLERSAVAEHVRTKNDGLARAVQRDYNNLSFVLSGAQLGITITTLATGFLAEPILARYFTPVLELIGLSQSASTATALVLAMIVATLLSMVYGELVPKNFAITKPIVAARFATRPVRVFNIVFKWFILGLNSTANAVLRKLGIEPADELASARSAEELQSLVRNSAEHGEFSQAKARLVTNSLEFGESSAEDFMTPRSTIEALSVDDTVSDLLTLARETGHSRFPIIDGDLDDTIGMVHVKNAFAVPAERRSTVTLRSIARPIPVIPASLDGDAVLEAVRSAGSQVVLVADEYGGTAGLVTIEDVVEEILGEVYDEYDDVDAERDFIRDGAAWTVAGLARVDDLPETVGYYPPEGSYETLGGLIMSVLGRIPEEGDLMVLPDAENDAFNEFESGIRGRWTALVTAMDGRRVDRVTLQPISIERAEELQR